Genomic DNA from Streptomyces sp. NBC_01571:
GTTGTTGACCAGGTAGTCGACGCGTCCGAAGGCCTCCATGGTGCGCTCGACGGCGACGGCCTGGTGGGCCTCGTCGTGCGCCTTGCCCGCGACACCGATGACGCGGTCGGCACCGAGTGTCTCGACGGCCTCCTTGAGAGCGTCCTCGTTGCGGCCGGTGATGCACACACGGTCACCGCGGGCGATGAGGGCCTCCGCGACGCCGTAGCCGATGCCGCGGCTCGCGCCGGTGACGAGGGCGACCTTGCCGGAGAGTTCGGGAAGTGCGGTCATTGTCTTTGTCCCCGGCCTTAGTTGAGCGGTCCGCCGGCCACGTACAGCACCTGGCCGGAGACGAATCCGGCGGCCTCGCCGGTGAAGAAGGCGATGGCGTTGGCGATGTCGTCGGGGTTGCCGACGCGCTGCACGGGGATCTGGGTGGCGGCCGCGGCCTGGAAGTCCTCGAAGCCCATGCCGACGCGGGCGGCGGTGGCGGCGGTCATGTCGGTGGCGATGAAGCCGGGCGCGACGGCGTTCGCGGTGACGCCGAACTTGCCGAGCTCGATGGCGAGCGTCTTGGTCAGGCCCTGCAGACCGGCCTTGGCGGCGGAGTAGTTGGCCTGGCCGCGGTTGCCGAGAGCGGAGGAGGACGACAGGTTGACGATCCGGCCGAACTTCGCCTCCACCATGTACTTCTGGCAGGCCTTCGACATCAGGAAGGCGCCGCGCAGGTGCACGTTCATGACGGTGTCCCAGTCGGACGCGGCCATCTTGAACAGCAGGTTGTCGCGGAGCACGCCCGCGTTGTTCACCAGGATCGTCGGCGCACCGAGCTCCTCGGCGATCCGCTCGATCGCGGCCTCGACCTGGGCCTCGTCGGAGACGTCGCAGCCGACCGCGAGAGCCCGGCCACCGGCAGCGGTGATCTTCTCCACGGTGTCCTTGCACGCGGCCTCGTCGAGATCGATCACCGCGACGGCGCGGCCCTCGGCGGCCAGTCGTACGGCGGTCGCGGCGCCGATGCCGCGCGCGGCACCGGTGACTACGGCGACACGCTGCTCAGTGGTGGACATTGCTGGTTCTCCTCGCCCTTGAAAAGCCCTGCGGCCTGACATGCCCTGCGGCTCACACGGTACGCCCGTCCGGTGAGCGACCGCTTAGTACCTTCAGCAGACGTGACGCTAGAAGCCCTGGCACCCGGTGTCAACGGCACACGGCACGGGTGTGATCCATTACCTGACCAGCAGCGCGAGCAACCGCTCCGTCTCGGCCTCCGGATCGGCGGTGAGCCCCGTGTGCACGGGCCCGGGCTGCAGTACCGTCGAGCGCGGCGCGATCAACCAGCGAAAGCGCCGACCGGCATCGTCCCCCGCAGCCTGACCTGCCGCTTTCCCACCCGCGCAGACCCCTTCCACGGCGCGCAGCGCGGCCCGTACGCCCGCCACGTCGGCCTCCGGGTCCAGTGCCCGCAGCTTCGTCTCGTCCAGATGGGTGCGCGCCGCCACGAAGGACTTGGCGCGGCAGTACACCAGTACGCCCGCGTTGAAGTACTCGCCGCGTTCGACGCGCGGCACCACCCGCAGCAGCGCGTACTCGAAGACGTCCCGCTCGCTCACTCGTCCCCCTCGGTGACCCTGGTGCCCTTGACTCCCCCGCCGTCTCCGGGGCCCGCGGTGCCGCCGGGACGATCGCCGCTCGCGCGGCCCTCCCCGGCTCCGCGGCCCTCGATTCCCCTGACCCGCTCGTGGATGACGGGGGCGCGGGCGAGCAGCGGCTCCGCGTAGGCGCGCCGCAGCGCCTCGGTGGAGTCGAAGCCCGGCTCGTCGGCCAGCCACTCCTCCGGGATCGCGGCGGTCACCTCGGCGAGCAGTTCCGCGGTCACCAGCGGCGCCAGCTCGGCCGCCGCCGCGGCGACGTCCGGGCCGAAGGGCGCGAGCGCGTGGTCGGAGGCGTCGTACGGCTTGGCGGCGGAGGCCTGGGCACCGGGCCAGTGGTGGTGCCAGATCATGGTGGCGCCGTGGTCGATGAGCCACAGGTCGCCGTGCCACATCAGCAGGTTGGGGTTGCGCCAGGAGCGGTCGACGTTGTTGACCAGCGCGTCGAACCAGACGATGCGTCCGGCCTCCCGGGCACTCACCTCGAAGGCGAGGGCGTCGAAGCCGACGGCGCGGGAGAGGAA
This window encodes:
- the fabG gene encoding 3-oxoacyl-ACP reductase FabG — translated: MSTTEQRVAVVTGAARGIGAATAVRLAAEGRAVAVIDLDEAACKDTVEKITAAGGRALAVGCDVSDEAQVEAAIERIAEELGAPTILVNNAGVLRDNLLFKMAASDWDTVMNVHLRGAFLMSKACQKYMVEAKFGRIVNLSSSSALGNRGQANYSAAKAGLQGLTKTLAIELGKFGVTANAVAPGFIATDMTAATAARVGMGFEDFQAAAATQIPVQRVGNPDDIANAIAFFTGEAAGFVSGQVLYVAGGPLN
- a CDS encoding DUF3037 domain-containing protein, whose translation is MSERDVFEYALLRVVPRVERGEYFNAGVLVYCRAKSFVAARTHLDETKLRALDPEADVAGVRAALRAVEGVCAGGKAAGQAAGDDAGRRFRWLIAPRSTVLQPGPVHTGLTADPEAETERLLALLVR
- a CDS encoding HipA family kinase, translating into MLKEVAATRYITPLREGGSLPGLVEADDLGTYVMKFTGAGQGRKTLVAEVVCAELARRLGLRVPGLVTIGLDTVMGLGEPDQEVQELLKSSGGLNLGMDFLSRAVGFDALAFEVSAREAGRIVWFDALVNNVDRSWRNPNLLMWHGDLWLIDHGATMIWHHHWPGAQASAAKPYDASDHALAPFGPDVAAAAAELAPLVTAELLAEVTAAIPEEWLADEPGFDSTEALRRAYAEPLLARAPVIHERVRGIEGRGAGEGRASGDRPGGTAGPGDGGGVKGTRVTEGDE